The region TCGAGGAGTTCGGCCAGGACGGCCGCGTTGCCCCGGGCGAAGAGGTAGACCGTCCGGGCGCCGGCCAGGAGGTCGGCGACGCCGTCGATCTGCGACTGGTCCACGTGCCTGACGACCGCGGACAGCGATTCCAGCTCCGTGGCCAGGAGCGTGTCCAGGACGAGCCCCGGCTCGCGGAGCTCCTCCCGGAAGCGGTCCCCGGCCCCGTTGAGGCGGTCCTCGCGGTCCTTGCGCAGGTCGTCCCGCAGCTCCGGGTACCCCTGGTAGCCCAGTCGCTGCGCCAGGCGGGTGGCGGCGGCCGCGTGGACCCCGGCGCGCCGGGCGACGTCGCCGCCGCGCCAGAACGGAGCCTCCGCCGGGTGGGCGAGGATCTCGTCGAGGAGCACGCGGTCGGACCTGGTCAGTCGGTCGCGGTACTCGTTCACACGCTCGGGGAAGGTCATGGCCGTCACGCTACAGCAACTTTAATTGCAGAGATAGGAATCTCTGCAACTTTACTTGCGTTTCATCGGTCCGTCACCCTCCGGACGGGCGCGCTTCCCCTGGTCAACGCCCTGCGGCGGACGCGGCCGGGCCCTGCCGCAGGAGCCGGTGCGGTCCGGTCTCGGAGGCGCCTCGTCCCGGGCCGGGGCGATCGCGGTGGCCGCACCCTCCCGCGCCCGCCCGGCGCGTCACCGAGGGGTCAGGACGAGGCGCGGAGCCTCTCCTCGGTCTCCCGCACCTGTTCCGTCCGGTGCTGGATGCGGTAGAGGTCCAGGGCCCGCAGCCAGGCCCCGCGGGCGGCCTCCGTCTCGCCGAGGGCGTGGTGGGCCTCGGCGATACCGCTGAGCGTGTTCGCCTCCTCGAAGGCGTCCTTCAGGGCCCGGTAGACCCGGATCGCCTGGTGGTAGTGCTCGATGGCCTCGGAGTGGCGGCCGGACAGCACGGCGATGTTGCCGAGGCTGTCCAGGGAGGCCGCCTCACCCGCTCTGTAGCCGAGTGCCCGCGATCCCTCCAGCGACTCCCGGCAGCATGCGAGGGCGCGTTCGTACTCGCCGAACGAGGCAGCCAGGACCCAGCCCAGGTTGTTGAGGGCTCCGCACACCCACAGCGTGTTGCCGACACTCCGATACAGCTCCAGGGACTTCTCCCCGTGCTCCAGCGACGCCTCCCTGTCCCCGTCGAGGAGCGCGGCCAGCAGGAGCACCTGGTGCGTGTGCCCCTGGTTGAGCAGGTCGCCGATGTCCTCGAAATGGCCGAGGGAGTCCGCGAGGAGCCGGAGGGGCTCCTCACCGGGCCGGCCGGCCATGAGCATGGTGGAGGCCAGGGTCCTCTGCATCAGGGCCTTCAGCGACGGGGCGCTTCCGTCGTCCAGCCGGGAAGCGGCGTCGAGGCCGGTGCGGCTGAGCCCGATGAAGTCCTCGACACGGCCGGTGCGTCGGAAGTACAGGTGCGCGTCCCAGCACAACCGCCAGGCCTGGCGGTGCAGGCCCAGGTCCGAGGCGAGCCGGATCACCGCGAGGAGCCGGGAGCGTTCCGTGGTGAACCATTCCATGGCCTCGCCATCGCTCGCCAGCCGGAGCGCGAGGGGGTGTCCGCCGGACGGCTCCCTCTCCGCGACGGACGAGGGGATCTCATGCGGGCCCAAGAGGTGGTTCGCGGTGGCCGCGGTGTGGACGTGGAAGTCCACCAACGACCGCAGTGCCTCGCTGCGGTCCTCCTCCGACAGGTCCTCCTCGGCCCTCTCCCCGCCGTGCAGGCGGACGAGGTCGTGCAGATCGTAGCGCCCGGGCACCGGCTGTTGGACGAGGTGGGCCGCCTCCAGGGTGCGCAGCAGGGTCCGGGTGCGCGAGGGCGTGTGCCCGGACAGCGCCGCGACGGCGGTCAGCCCGATGTCCTGTCCCGGGAGCAGGCTGAGCAGGCCGAGCAGGCGTGCCGCCGCGCCGGGCAGCGCCCGGTGGGAGGTGTCCAGGACACCGCGCAGGGAGGTGTTCAGATCGCCGGTGTCCAGGGCGTCCAGCCGAGTCTCCGCCTCCCGCAGTTCGGAGGCGAGTTCGGCGAGCGGCAGGTGCGCGTCGCCCGCGGCGCGGGCCGCGGCGACGGCCAGGGCCAGGGGGAAACGTCCGCAGCCGGAGATGATGGACTCCACGGCCTCGGGTTCCGCCGCCGTACGGCGCTCTCCGATCCGGGCGGCGAGCAGCCGACGGGCTTCGGCCGGGGTGAGCGGGCCCAGCCCGACGGAGCGGGCCCCCTCGGTGGCGACCAGGCCGCTGAGCCGGTTGCGGCTGGTGACCAGGACGATGCACGAGGGGGAGCCGGGGATCAGGGGGCGCACCTGCTCGGCGTCGCGTGCGTTGTCGAGCAGGATCAGCATCCGCTTGCCGGCCAGGAGGCTGCGGTACAGGCCGACCTGTGCCTCGGTGCTGTCGGGGATGGCCTTCTTGTCCATTCCGAGGGCGATGAGGAAGTCGTGGACCGCGGACTCCGGCCCGGTGGCGGAGGTGCTGGGGGAGGAGCCGTGCAGGTTCACGTAGAGCTGGCCGTCGGGGAACCGGTCGAGGTTGTCGTGCGCCCACCGCAGGGCCAGCGAGGTCTTGCCGACGCCTCCGAGGCCGGAGATCACGGTGACCGGTGCCGCGCCCGGTGTCCGGGCGGTGTCGAGCGCGGCGAGTTCCCTGCCGCGGCCCGCCAGCAGCGGCGGCGGCGCGGGGAGCTGGCTCGGCAGGGGGACGGGAGGGGGCTCCACCGCAGAGGACGAACGGACGGCGGAGAGGGCCGCCGCCGGGGACGGGGCGTCCAGTGCCGGGTCGGTGTTGAGGATCTTCAGGTGGAGGTCCCGGAGTTCGGCCCCGGGGTCGGCGCCCAGTTCTTCGGACAGCGCGCCGCGGATGCGGTCGTAGTGCTCCAGCGCCTGCGCGGCCCGCCCCTCCCGGTACAGCGCGAGCATGAGCTGGCCGATCAGCCGTTCGTCGAGCGGGTGCGCCCGGGCCAGGGAGAGCAGGTCGCCGAGGCGTTCGGCCTGCCTGCCCTGGCGCAGCAGCAGCTCGTTGCGGTCCAGTTCCGCCCGCAGGCGCTCCAATCGCAGGCTCTCCCGGAACTCGTTGACCCAGGGGCCGTCCAGGGTGCCGAAGGCGTCGGCCCGCCACAGGGCGAGCGCCTCCTCCAGGAGGGGCAGGGAGGCGTGCTCGGTCGGGGCGTCCCGCGCCCGGGCGGCGAGCCGGCGGAAGCGGTGCAGGTCGACGGTGTCGAGGGCGTCCCGGCTCAGGGAGAGGACGTAGCCGCCCGGGCGGCGGCCGACCGCCGCGTCGTCCCCGGCCGCGGACAGGGCGGTGCGCAGCCGGGAGACGTAGCTGTAGAGCGAGGACCGCGCCCCGTCGGGCGGCACGTGCCCCCAGACCCGGTCGATGAGCCGGTCCACCGGGACCGTGCGGTTGACATCGGCCAGCAGTCCGACGAACACGGACTGCCGCCGCCCGTGTCCCAGGTCGACGGCGCGCCCGTCGATCCGCGTCTGGATGTCGCCGAGTACGGAGATCTCGACCGTCAACGCCACTCCCGGGCTGGAGAGAAAGGGGACGCCTGCGGGTCCGGTACGCGGGAGCACAGCGATACCTGGGGTCCCAGGAGTTTACTCTCCGAAGCCCGTTCCGGAAGCCGCGTTCCCGGCAGCCCCGGCCGGGCTTTCCGGAGGGGGACCGGGGGGCGGGACGGCGGTGGACCGCCGCCCACCGGGGCCGTCGCCGCCCGCATGAGCTTCAGCCCTGCCGCAGGATCTTGTACAGGCCGGCTTCGGCGGGGCCGTGGGGGGTGGCGGTCAGGCCGTGGGGTGCGGTCTCGGCGCGCAGGGCGGTCTCGGAGACGGTCCACCAGTCGTAGTGGACCTCGTCGGAGGACAGGACGCGGTCGCCGTGGCGGGTCTGGTAGGTCATGTGCCAGGTGAGGCGTTCGGGGCCGGCGGGTTCGGCGCGTGCCCAGCCGACGTAGGCGCGTTCGCCCACGCGCACCTCGCTCATCGGGGATTGTTCCACCGGCCGGGGTTCGGTGGGTGCGGGCAGGTTGAGCAGGACGAAGGCGCCCGGTGCCAGGCGCGGGGCCAGGTCCTCCCAGAGGCGGTCGCGTTCGTGGGGGCCGAAGTGGCCGATGAGGTTGGCCATGACCATGCCGCCGATGCGTTCGGGCAGGTGGGCGGCGAGCAGGTCGTCGGTGTCCACGGTGACCCGCTCCCGCAGGCCGGGGTCGTCGGCGACGCGGGAGAGCAGGACCGCGGCCAGGACGGGGGAGGGTTCCACGGCCAGGACGGGGGTCGCGGGCAGGGTGCGGGCGATGAGGCGGGTGCCCTGTCCGCCGCCCGCGCCCGCGTCCACGACGGGCCCGGAGCCGGGGGGCAGTTCGCGCAGGGCCGCGGCGACGGTCTGTGCGTGGTGGTCCCACCAGGTGCGGATCATGATGTCCAGGTAGCGGCCGGAGATCCGGTAGGGGTCGTCGTAGTCGGTCACGGGTGCTTCTCCCACGGGTCGCGGAGAGACGGGAGCCCCGCCGGCGTACGCCGCCCGGGGGTCGGGGGTCCGGTGCGGGCGGATCCCGTCTTGCCAAAATGAAAACGGTTATCATAACCTGTCATGGGCGGGCGGCCGCTGTCCACTCCTCGAGATCCCGGTCCGGTCCGTCGGCCGTCCGCCTCCCCGCACCCGCCCGATCCGTCCCGTCGAGGAGCGGTGACCGGACCCCCGCCCCCGAGGAGCACATGTGAACAGCCCCCCGTCCCCCGACCCGCGCCCCGCCCGCGCCGCCGGCCGGTCCCGGCGCTCCGCCCGGCCGGGGGCCCGGTGACATGGGTGCGGGGTCCAGGTACGACGGCGAGGTCCTGGCCGCGCTGCGGCGGGGCGACCGGTTCCGCAGCTGCCAGGAGGTCCACGCCCTGATCGCGGACGCCCGCGGCGGCCCGCAGCGCCCGCCCAGCCTGTCCACCGTGTACCGGACCCTGCACCGGCTGGCGAGGGAGGGCGAGGTCGACACCATCCACTCCGAGGACGGCGAGCGCCTCTACCGCCGGTGCGCCACGTCCTCCCACCACCACCTGCTCTGCCGCGTCTGCGGGCGCGCGCAGGAGGTCCCGCACGCGCGGGAGCTGCGCACGGTGCTCACCCGGGTCGAGCGGCTGACCGGTTTCACCGGGCTCGCCTACTCGCTGGAGTTCGCGGGGGTGTGCCCTGACTGCGCGTGAACCCTCGGCCCTCGTGACCGGGGCGGCCGGCGGCATCGGGAGCGCCGTGGTCCGCCGCCTCGCCGGGGCGGGGCACCGGGTGGCCGCCGCGGACGTGGCCGGCCCCACCGCCCGCAGGCTCGCCGCCGGGCTCTCCCGCTCCGGTCTCCCCGTCACCGGCCACGCGGTCGACGTCACCGACGAGGCCGCCGTCGACGCCCTCGTGGACGCGGTCGAACGCGACCAGGGGCCCCTGGACGTCCTCGTCAACGTCGCCGGGATCCTGCGCTGGGGCCCCGTCACGGAGTTCTCCTCGCAGGACTGGCGGGCGGTCTTCGACGTCAACGCCCTGGGCGCCTTCCACGTCTGCCGCGCCGCCGCCCGGAGGATGGCGCCGCGCGGCCGGGGCGCGATCGTCACGGTCGGATCGGACGCCGGGACGGTGCCCCGCACGGGCATGGCCGCGTACGCGGCCTCCAAGGCGGCGGCCGCCCACTTCACCCGCTGCCTCGGCCTGGAGCTGGCCCCGCACGGGGTCCGGTGCAACGCGGTGTCCCCCGGGGCGACCGACACCGAGATGAGCAGCGCCCGCTGGGGCGGCTGGGAGGGGACCCACCCCGCGGTGGCCGGCGTGCCCGGGCAGTTCCGGGTGGGGATCCCCCTGGGGCGGCCGGCCCGGCCGGAGGACGTCGCCGACGCCGTCGCCTTCCTCTGCTCGCCCGAGGCCTCCCACATCACCATGCACGACCTGCGCGTGGACGGCGGAGCCGGACTCGGCTCCTGACACCGCCCCCGTGACCGAAGACGAGAGGCCGGAGAAAGCCGTGTCCCTGCCCGCCATCACCTCCTACCCGATGCCCGCCGAGTCCGACCTGCCCGAGCCCCGGATGGACTGGGCGCTCGACCCCGACCGGTGCGTCCTGCTGGTCCACGACATGCAGCGGTACTTCCTCGGCGCGTTCGACGAGGGCGCCGAGCCGGTGCCCGAGCTGCTCTCCAACATCGCCCTGCTCCGCGAGGCCTGCGTGGAACGCGGGGTCCCCCGGGTCTACACCGCCCAGCCCGGCGCGCAGAGACCGGACGACCGGGGCCTGCTGCGGGACCTGTGGGGCGAGGGGTTGCGCGACGACCCGGCGCACACCGGCCTCGTGGTCCCCTTCGACGCGGAGCGGGGGGACCTGCACCTCACGAAGTGGCGGTACAGCGCCTTCGTCCGCACGGACCTGGAGGGGCTGCTCCGCAGGTCGGGCCGGGACCAGCTCGTCGTCTGCGGCGTGTACGCCCACATCGGGGTGCTGATGACCGCCTGCGACGCCTTCATGCGCGACATCCGGACGTTCATCGCGGCCGACGCGGTCGCCGACTTCTCCGCCGACGACCACGCGATGGCCCTGTCCTACGCGGCACGCCGGTGCGCCGGCGTGGTGACCGCGAAGCAGGTCCTGGCCGCGCTGGCCGCCTGAGCGCGCCCGGGGCGGGCGGCCCGCGCCGCCCGCCCCGGAGGTCACGCGCCCCCGTGCGCGCGCAGCCGCTTCTTGTCGACCTTGCCGACCCCGGTGAGGGGCAGCGCGCCGATGCCGCGCACCTCGTCGGGGACCTTGAACGGGGCCGCCCCGCGCCCCAGCATCGCCGCGCGCACCTCCTCCCGGGAGGGCACAGGGCCCTCCGTGACGAGGAACGCCACCGAGCGCTCCCCGAGGTGGGGGTCGGGCAGCCCCACGACCGCGGCCGCCCGGACGCCGGGCACGGCGAGCAGGTGCTCCTCCACCTCGACCGCGGCGATCTTCTCGCCGGCCCGGTTGACCTGGTCCTTGACCCGGCCCACCACCACCAGGTCCCCGGCGGGGGTCCGGGTGACCAGGTCGCCGGTGCGGTAGAAGCCGTCCGGGGTGAAGCGCAGCGCGTCGAGCTCGCGTGCCCGGTAGTAGCCGCGCAGGGTGTAGGGGCCGCGGGTGAGCAGTTCGCCGGGGGCGCCGTCGGGGACCGTGGCGCCGTCCTCGTCCACGACGAGGACCTCGTCGGCGGGGGAGAGCGGCCTGCCCTGGGTGCCGCACACGACGTCGTCCGGGGCGTCCAGGGGGGTGTAGTTGTTCAGGCCCTCGGCCATGCCGAACACCTGCTGGAGGTGGCACCCCAGCTCCGGGCCGATCCTGCGGGCGGTGGCGTCGTCCAGGCGGGAGCCGCCGACCTGGAGCACCCGCAGCGAGGACAGGTCGGCGCGGGTGCGGCGGGCCTCGTCCAGCCAGGAGGGCACGAGGGCGGGCACGAGCGAGGTGAGGGTGACGCCCTCGCGTTCGATGAGGCCGAAGGCCGTCGTGGGACTGGGGTCGGGGCACAGGACCACGGTGCCCCCGGCGCCCAGCACGCCCACGATGCCCGGGGAGACCATGGTGAAGTTGTGCGCCGCCGGCAGGACCGCCAGGTAGACGGTGCCGGAGTCCACCCCGCACGCCTCGGCGGAGGCGCGGGCGTTGTAGCCGTAGTCGGCGTGGGTGCGGGGGATCAGCTTGGGGGTGCCCGTGGTCCCCCCGGACAGCAGGAGCAGGGCCAGGTCCTCGGGGTCGGCGGCCTCGTCCAGGGGGGCGGCCCGCGGTGCGAGCAGGGACTCCAGGGAGCGGGCGGGGACGTCGCCGGGATCGCCCGCGACGAGGACGTGGCGCAGCCCGGGCAGCCGCTCGGCCATGCGGGCGGCCTCGGCGCGCGGGTCGGAGCGGCCGTGCCGGTCGGCGACCACGAGCGCGCACGCGTCGGCGGTCCGGGCCAGCGACTCCACCTCAGCGGGGCCCAGGGAGGGCAGGGCCAGGACCGGGACCGCGCCGATGCGCAG is a window of Nocardiopsis changdeensis DNA encoding:
- a CDS encoding 2,3-dihydro-2,3-dihydroxybenzoate dehydrogenase — protein: MTGAAGGIGSAVVRRLAGAGHRVAAADVAGPTARRLAAGLSRSGLPVTGHAVDVTDEAAVDALVDAVERDQGPLDVLVNVAGILRWGPVTEFSSQDWRAVFDVNALGAFHVCRAAARRMAPRGRGAIVTVGSDAGTVPRTGMAAYAASKAAAAHFTRCLGLELAPHGVRCNAVSPGATDTEMSSARWGGWEGTHPAVAGVPGQFRVGIPLGRPARPEDVADAVAFLCSPEASHITMHDLRVDGGAGLGS
- a CDS encoding (2,3-dihydroxybenzoyl)adenylate synthase, with the protein product MTQDWPRPSEEEIRSYREQGFREDRTLSRLLRERAAARPGATALVSRSGRLTYAELDARVDRLALGLAGLPIHPGERVLVRLPNREEYVLTLFALLRIGAVPVLALPSLGPAEVESLARTADACALVVADRHGRSDPRAEAARMAERLPGLRHVLVAGDPGDVPARSLESLLAPRAAPLDEAADPEDLALLLLSGGTTGTPKLIPRTHADYGYNARASAEACGVDSGTVYLAVLPAAHNFTMVSPGIVGVLGAGGTVVLCPDPSPTTAFGLIEREGVTLTSLVPALVPSWLDEARRTRADLSSLRVLQVGGSRLDDATARRIGPELGCHLQQVFGMAEGLNNYTPLDAPDDVVCGTQGRPLSPADEVLVVDEDGATVPDGAPGELLTRGPYTLRGYYRARELDALRFTPDGFYRTGDLVTRTPAGDLVVVGRVKDQVNRAGEKIAAVEVEEHLLAVPGVRAAAVVGLPDPHLGERSVAFLVTEGPVPSREEVRAAMLGRGAAPFKVPDEVRGIGALPLTGVGKVDKKRLRAHGGA
- a CDS encoding AfsR/SARP family transcriptional regulator, with translation MTVEISVLGDIQTRIDGRAVDLGHGRRQSVFVGLLADVNRTVPVDRLIDRVWGHVPPDGARSSLYSYVSRLRTALSAAGDDAAVGRRPGGYVLSLSRDALDTVDLHRFRRLAARARDAPTEHASLPLLEEALALWRADAFGTLDGPWVNEFRESLRLERLRAELDRNELLLRQGRQAERLGDLLSLARAHPLDERLIGQLMLALYREGRAAQALEHYDRIRGALSEELGADPGAELRDLHLKILNTDPALDAPSPAAALSAVRSSSAVEPPPVPLPSQLPAPPPLLAGRGRELAALDTARTPGAAPVTVISGLGGVGKTSLALRWAHDNLDRFPDGQLYVNLHGSSPSTSATGPESAVHDFLIALGMDKKAIPDSTEAQVGLYRSLLAGKRMLILLDNARDAEQVRPLIPGSPSCIVLVTSRNRLSGLVATEGARSVGLGPLTPAEARRLLAARIGERRTAAEPEAVESIISGCGRFPLALAVAAARAAGDAHLPLAELASELREAETRLDALDTGDLNTSLRGVLDTSHRALPGAAARLLGLLSLLPGQDIGLTAVAALSGHTPSRTRTLLRTLEAAHLVQQPVPGRYDLHDLVRLHGGERAEEDLSEEDRSEALRSLVDFHVHTAATANHLLGPHEIPSSVAEREPSGGHPLALRLASDGEAMEWFTTERSRLLAVIRLASDLGLHRQAWRLCWDAHLYFRRTGRVEDFIGLSRTGLDAASRLDDGSAPSLKALMQRTLASTMLMAGRPGEEPLRLLADSLGHFEDIGDLLNQGHTHQVLLLAALLDGDREASLEHGEKSLELYRSVGNTLWVCGALNNLGWVLAASFGEYERALACCRESLEGSRALGYRAGEAASLDSLGNIAVLSGRHSEAIEHYHQAIRVYRALKDAFEEANTLSGIAEAHHALGETEAARGAWLRALDLYRIQHRTEQVRETEERLRASS
- a CDS encoding MurR/RpiR family transcriptional regulator; this translates as MTFPERVNEYRDRLTRSDRVLLDEILAHPAEAPFWRGGDVARRAGVHAAAATRLAQRLGYQGYPELRDDLRKDREDRLNGAGDRFREELREPGLVLDTLLATELESLSAVVRHVDQSQIDGVADLLAGARTVYLFARGNAAVLAELLDGRLRRFGMRSVNLTGPGREVAERLLAMSESDAVVSFAFRRAPRNLTDLYAHATAVGARSVLVTDTLHTLDPAPTTVLSAPRGHQEGFSSLSVPMLIANAIVLTIARRHPDAVLPALDRLDGLLADFD
- a CDS encoding isochorismatase family protein, which codes for MSLPAITSYPMPAESDLPEPRMDWALDPDRCVLLVHDMQRYFLGAFDEGAEPVPELLSNIALLREACVERGVPRVYTAQPGAQRPDDRGLLRDLWGEGLRDDPAHTGLVVPFDAERGDLHLTKWRYSAFVRTDLEGLLRRSGRDQLVVCGVYAHIGVLMTACDAFMRDIRTFIAADAVADFSADDHAMALSYAARRCAGVVTAKQVLAALAA
- a CDS encoding Fur family transcriptional regulator; amino-acid sequence: MGAGSRYDGEVLAALRRGDRFRSCQEVHALIADARGGPQRPPSLSTVYRTLHRLAREGEVDTIHSEDGERLYRRCATSSHHHLLCRVCGRAQEVPHARELRTVLTRVERLTGFTGLAYSLEFAGVCPDCA
- a CDS encoding class I SAM-dependent methyltransferase, encoding MTDYDDPYRISGRYLDIMIRTWWDHHAQTVAAALRELPPGSGPVVDAGAGGGQGTRLIARTLPATPVLAVEPSPVLAAVLLSRVADDPGLRERVTVDTDDLLAAHLPERIGGMVMANLIGHFGPHERDRLWEDLAPRLAPGAFVLLNLPAPTEPRPVEQSPMSEVRVGERAYVGWARAEPAGPERLTWHMTYQTRHGDRVLSSDEVHYDWWTVSETALRAETAPHGLTATPHGPAEAGLYKILRQG